A segment of the Argopecten irradians isolate NY unplaced genomic scaffold, Ai_NY scaffold_0409, whole genome shotgun sequence genome:
TTTCAATTTATATGTGGAATTAACTTTTTGCTTTGCTGTGTAGAAAAAAGTTGTAGCTTCTAGCTAGGCAATAAACTAGTAACTGAGTATTAATTGTGTCACAAAGAAGTTAATTTAGCAGTGAACTGGACTAGTTGAGAATTgcatgtttgattaatttattgtaaactctgtacatatagatacaatgtacttataattTTGATCAGAAATGCTTAACAAGAGGAAATATGTTCATTGAATCAAATTTCAAAGACTTCAGAATCTATAGCTCACAAAAAAGTGAAGACAACAAGATACAtgataaaatgtacattttttgttcttaaaaaaaaaagaaaattaaaagaatgaaGGTGGAGCAGCaattttacaacattcaacTGCATCAAAAGTCTTACACTTGTAACTGTAAGGTCTTATGCACACTTTTTAGAAccatatgaaaaatatatgaatattatttgCATATCTCTCCAGCTAcagaaaaatgtatttgttttatgcTTATATTAAGGGGATATAGCGATACCTAACAGACCCAGGGACTAAAATGGTCACCTGAATCGTGTAATGTTTCTGAAAGCAATATCTTGGGATATAGCTAAatttagaaatgatttttgaaattgtgAGAGATAGTGAAGTTTtttctttatgtttttattaGACTTTAATTGGAAaagaacattttttaaaaaacctATTTGATCTTCAATTTCGGTTTAGCCCCAGTCATCAGCTAATAGAGGTCCAACAGTGCAAAACACAAAAGTAAAATTGTAAACCTTCTTGTTTATGACTAGtgatttatgtatatttacaaaCTGTAAAGCCAAAAAGTTGTGTCTTCCAactatatctaatataaaagCAGCAATATTGACCTCCTATTTAGGAGAAAATGgtaacacatatacataattTTGATCAACTATCTAAATACCCTTAAAATCACGAGCAGTATGAGATTCCAAATAACTTTGACTTAGATTAAGTTTGAAATATCTGTCACTTTAATTTTTGGCCCTGTTCATCCATCCACATTAATTTGTGCCAACTTTGGGTGATTCCCAATTGGAAACTGAAAATGATATTCTCCAAAGTTTAATTTCCTTAATTACTTAACTCGTTCACtgttgaagacacatttaggctcttcttaaTCCATTAAGAAATTTCAGGCAGGAATGAGTTAAACTACATACAATTAACTTCCCCTCCAAAAGGAAAATGCAAAGTCCTCCCCCTCAAATCCATAGTTGAGTCTCTGgtgattttttaattttcttgacCATGGCAGCATTAAAGGTCACTGAGCataatttcaaaagtaattttttttttcaaattttgaagaagtGGATATAATGTGGTGATATGTTTTTCACAAAAGATATAAATTGAGGTGTTACTACGTATATTGAACTTGGCTTAAATCTATTCTTAATGACATCCATGTTAAACACTTAAACTTCACTTGCGTAATACTTAAGTTGAACTGGAAATACTTTGTGCATCCATGCATAAACAAAGCTGCATCAATGTATACTCATGCATATCTATCAGCTAATTTAGATCTGAAAGACATAATGATGATGGCACATCTAATCCTTCAAACTTCCTGTAGAGAAACAGATTAAAATATTCATTGTCAGAGAACAATCAATAAAAAGCAGGTTTCAGATCCAAAATTTGTAGGCAATATTCTTCTTGTTTTCATGGATGATGGAACAGTTTCTCAATGGGTGAATGCTTGGTCGATTAACAATGAAGAACAATACCATTATGATCCAATCTTGGGGGGGGGACCTTCATTTTAGTAGTATAATTTGGATATTGTTGTAAATGGATTTCTACAAATATGGCATTTTTTTATCTCTTTCATCAAGTTCTATTGCACACACATAGCATATGATGTGACCGCAGCTCAAGAATGAATCACAGTATCTGTCGGCACAAATTTGGTAGGTTGGAATCTTTGGCATATTCACAATCTGAAAAATGAATGACAAATTCATGATTATTGTGTACATATTACTATGCAAACCTCTATAAtgaatcatttattttctttggGCAAAATTTTCGTGGATTATAAACTTTTACAATTTCATTGGCACTTAAATTCGTGGAGAAGACCTTACAGTACATTAAAGTCAAAATTATAGTTGGCACTgtcacctatatatatatatatatatatatttttgtacatatatgtagaaaaataaatatagtatatatccttgtgatggaattacaagagatcccagagggatcttgcattggcgcccaccaaagaatgatctatgttgaaaatggaaagagggatattttctctgcttttcaaatttttaactgCATACTACATATGCAATTTGGGacagatcttttcagtactttctgaaatatatagcagtaacaaactttaaaatattaaaatccaagatggcgtccggtcggccatcttgttgaccgattggtcccaaaatgcaatatgcacaacaaatgtcctaggggaacctacaaatgaaatttgagacagataccttaattcagtactttctgagaaatagtggtaacaaactttaactatcaaaatccaagatggctgactggCGGCCaacttgttgaccaatcggtcttAAAATGcaattatgcacaactagggctctaggggaacctatctataaaatttgaaaaagattccttcagtactttttgagaaatagcgataacaagaattgttaacggacagacggaaagacggacggaccacggaccacttacgaaaggcgatttgaatagcccaccatcatcagattgggtgctaaaaatattaaaaaacaaaaattaaatcgGGTCAGCCGAGACCAATTGTATACTAAAggtatattaaaatgttatctcaggataataattataactagtttgattcatttcctatggaaaattgagcaaataatgctaaGCTGCatagagtatttgattccaaaGATTGTTTGAACACTTTTGTCAttttggccccttttgaccctgcccctcagacCCATGGGTCCGGCCTGGACATTTTTACTATGATTTTAAAATGCCATCTCTagcaaataattttaattaagtttgaatcattttgtatggaaattgaataaataatgctcaaaaaatGCTCAATACGATATGAACAagagtaaatttgaccccctccccagtgAAAAATCTGATACCCCAGGGCTATGAAATTCACCATTTTGGTAAAGGGCCTTAAAACACCTctatctataaagagtatttgattctagcACATCTgtgaataaacaaataatttcagTTAATTATATCCTTTTTTGCCCCTCCCGCAACCCCCTGGGGCGTAGGGCACACATAATTcttaattttgattggccttatgcctaagaagatttgtgcaaaatttcattgaattttctTCAGAGGTTTTTGAGaagtaaaaaatgtaaattgtttaccgACACACGAGACAAatcgcacgacgacggacaaaaggcgatcaGAATAGGTTACTTGAGACTTTGTTTCAGGTGACCCAAAATTGCATATTTGGGTACTATGTATTATCACCATAATAAGATAGTTTTAAGGTGAAAATTACTCGTAATTACATGTGCTATCAAAAGCAGACATAGTGTGACAGACTAATAATATAAACTTATAATTACCACTGGTGAACTATGTGGTGAAACATAGGAATGATCTGTATCACAAACAGTGACATCCATTTCGCCAGCAGTAGCATCTGTACCAGCAGTAGCGTTTTTAGCATCTGTACCAGCAGTAGCGTTTGTAGCATCTGTACCAGCAGTAGCGTTTGTAGCATCTGTACCAGCAGTAGCGTTTGTAGCATCTGTACCAGCAGTAGCGTTTGTAGCATCTGTACCAGCAGTAGCGTTTGTAGCATCTGTACCAGTAGTAGCATTTGTAGCATCTGTACCAGCAGTAGCATTTGTAGCATCTGTACCAGCAGTAGCGTTTGTAGCATCTGTACCAGCAGTAGCGTTTGTAGCATCTGTACCAGTAGTAGCATTTGTAGCATCTGTACCAGCAGTAGCGTTTGTAGCATTTGTACCAACAGTAGCATTTGTAGCATTAGTGACAGCTATACCAGCATTGACATTAATATCCCATACATCCACAGGAATCTCTAGATCATCCATGTTTACATGTAACAAATCTGGTAGTTCAGGTGATGATGGTACACTTATCAAGCTTACATTGGGACTTGGGACATTAAGGTCTAGGTCTGGGAGCTCCCagtcctcctcctcctcctgaAAGAAACAAAAGAGTCCAAATCTAAAGAAATTATCATCTCAATGAATCTATCCAGTATGTTATGTtgtgattacatgtatataacaagaATCCCATAGGGGTTGTATTGCTCACCTGCACCAGGTAATACgaaatatcatcaatattaagAACTTATTTACATCCATAATTATGATTTGAAACAAAGTTGCATAAGTTGCCTTTTGTAGATTATTCATGACTTAGTTTTTGAAAGAACCTTATGGTTTACTGATATATCAGAAATGCCAAAGACTTCTTTTGAATTATATCAAAATGCTAATTGTTGCTTgttattttaaacatcaaagaCGCAGACAACTTGCGTCAGAGAAATCCCTGCTGGTTTATCAGCCATATTGTTTCCTGATCATTCATAAAAAGCACTTTGCAAACCTTTGATGACCAAGATGATATTTGAGAATGTTTGAGAAATATCTATATGCAATTTTTGGGCAAGAGCATTAAAATCAAGATAtcacagagggatcttggcacccaccatcAAATTATCTATGTTGGTCAAAGCAAAGAGGGAACTTCTCTTCATTTCCTTCTTTCCCttcactgtcaaaatccaagatggtcatATGTCAGCAATCTTGtcttaagacagatccctttgacAATTTCTGAGCAATAGCAGTActcttcaactatcaaaatcctaAATGAATGAATGTATGTTGGATATCCCACTcaaatcagtcccaaaatacaatatgcaccaCGAAATACCCAGGGGAACGTATACATGAAGTTAGTTCCCTTTAGCATTTTCTGAGAATTGGCATCAACATAATTGTTTACGAATAGAAGGAATGGCATCAGTTGAATAGAAAAAGAATTAAATGCAGTTTTTTCAAGATGCGGACTTTGGCtcccatc
Coding sequences within it:
- the LOC138312647 gene encoding circumsporozoite protein-like yields the protein MDDLEIPVDVWDINVNAGIAVTNATNATVGTNATNATAGTDATNATTGTDATNATAGTDATNATAGTDATNATAGTDATNATTGTDATNATAGTDATNATAGTDATNATAGTDATNATAGTDATNATAGTDAKNATAGTDATAGEMDVTVCDTDHSYVSPHSSPVIVNMPKIPTYQICADRYCDSFLSCGHIICYVCAIELDERDKKMPYL